The Methanohalophilus portucalensis DNA window AAGCCAACAAGGCCAATGGTCATTGAACCTGTCAAGGAAATCCCACAGCTCGGAAGGTTCGCTATCCGTGATATGGGTATGACCATCGCTGCCGGTATGTGCATGAGTGTTAAAGAGAAAAAGTAAACACTCAATTTACCCTTTTTAGGGGGAAAATGAATAATGGCACAGAAAGCAAGAATAAGACTGTCGGGAATTGATCCGGTAAATCTGGACGGTGTCTGCGATCAGGTAAAATCCATCGCTGACCGTACAGGAGTAAGTATAGCCGGGCCTGTCCCGCTGCCCACCAAAAAAATGGTGGTACCAGCACGCAAAAGCCCAAGTGGTGACGGAACCGCTTCCTGGGATCACTGGGAAATGCGTGTTCACAAACGCCTGATCGACATAGCTGCAGATGAGCGTGCTCTCAGGCAGCTAATGCGCATTCAGGTGCCCAAGGACATCAATATTGAAATAGTTCTTCAGAATTGAGGGGATTTCCCTCTCCTTCTTTTGTTTTTAATTAATTGTCATTTCTCTGTTAATGTATAGTTTCACACCGTTAATTATATTTATTAAATTTACTTCTTATCCTGAGTGATTTATATGTCAGAAGAAATAAAGGATGAAACCGAAGGTAAGGTCTATAATGCATTAAAAGAAAGCGGCAAACCAATGAGATCTGGTGATGTTGCCGAGGCTACAGATATTGATAAGAAAGTGGTCAGCAACACAATAACCAAACTTAAGAAAAAAGGACTAGTATGTTCCCCTAAAAGGTGCTATTACGCTGCGTCTGAGGAATGATTAACTTTCCCAGCGCATTTCTTTTCTTGGGATTCGTACCATAAAAGTACTTCCCATTGAAGGATGACTTTTCACGGCCACTTTTCCATTGTGCATTTCTGTGAATTTTTTAACCAGTGCAAGTCCAAGTCCTGTGCCCTGGTACTTTCTGGTGCTGGAAGAATCCGCCTGTGTGAAGGGTTCAAAAATCCTGTGAATATCAGTTTCATTGATGCCAATACCTGTGTCGATTACATCGATCTCAAGCTCAAGTGAGCTGAGTGCGGATCTGACAGTGATTGTTTTTCCTTCTGGTGTAAACTTAAAGGCATTATCCACGAGATTATAAATTATTTCCTCAATTTTATCCGTATCTACATACATAATATCTTTTTCATTATCGATGGTGAAATAGACAATTGCCCCTCTTTTGGCTTCCATATTTTTGATTTTTTCCCGGATTTCTTTCATGAAGGGCACAAATTCAACTTTCTGAACCTTCATTTCCATCTTGCAGGTTTCGATTCTTGAAATATCAAGTAGATTATTAATCAGATCAAGCAGGTGACGTCCGTTTTTTGATACGTTTGTCATATATCTTTTCTGTTTATCATTAAGATTTCCATACCTTTCCGTGAGAACAACATCTGTAAATCCAATTACTGAATTTAATGGGGTCCTGAGTTCATGACTCATATTGGCTATGAATTCACTTTTTGTACGGTTGGATGATTCTGCAAGGA harbors:
- the rpsJ gene encoding 30S ribosomal protein S10; translated protein: MAQKARIRLSGIDPVNLDGVCDQVKSIADRTGVSIAGPVPLPTKKMVVPARKSPSGDGTASWDHWEMRVHKRLIDIAADERALRQLMRIQVPKDINIEIVLQN
- a CDS encoding winged helix-turn-helix domain-containing protein → MSEEIKDETEGKVYNALKESGKPMRSGDVAEATDIDKKVVSNTITKLKKKGLVCSPKRCYYAASEE